From the Streptomyces syringium genome, one window contains:
- a CDS encoding VgrG-related protein, translating into MTERLYAAEPVIAFGSPLPELWAERLVEASVDTSVGLPARATLRFRDPEHRLLAAAGITVGAPLTVAVAAARRRTRAGIFDGEVTALETEVDADGSFTTVRAMDRGHRLARGRRVAAYVDTTVAEVARQAASRHGLTTGRIDAERTRIPHVAQPNLTDWELLNHLADQRGLRLTVEGAALHMRRPAAADAAPAPGTGADRSPFVLEQGVNLLALRAAVSSEGQVAEVEVRGWDPDGKAALSAKAGAGDSERLRLGVTPARLGKAFPGPAPELLVGGRAHTTAPQVDAAAHAVAAESAAAMATLAVEVAGAPELRAGVPVTLAGVGEPFTGKYTVTSCGHVFDGEQGYRSLVRVGPLPPPVVPYPPPLCAPGVAVGVVTDIKEPGKGQRGAVRLRLPWLSQDYVTDWVRTVQWGGAGGGGVFAPEAGDEVLVGFEHGRLDRPYVLGGLYNGLDAPTDHGLPLVDAGTGRANRSSLASRSGDRLELLSAADGPQGVRLLSGDGKLVTHLDRKETTIAFAAGEGEKTVRVSLDGRGDGTLTIDAGETGTLILKASTVTVTAAGSGGGQLTLEGGTVTVKSHGELTLEGQQTTITGNTVDIN; encoded by the coding sequence GTGACGGAGAGGCTCTACGCGGCGGAGCCGGTCATCGCCTTCGGCTCCCCGCTGCCGGAGCTGTGGGCGGAACGCCTGGTGGAGGCTTCGGTGGACACGTCGGTGGGGCTGCCGGCCCGCGCGACCCTACGGTTCCGCGATCCCGAGCACCGGCTCCTGGCGGCGGCGGGGATCACCGTCGGGGCGCCGCTGACCGTGGCGGTGGCCGCCGCGCGCCGCCGCACCCGGGCGGGCATCTTCGACGGCGAGGTCACGGCGCTGGAGACGGAGGTGGACGCCGACGGGTCGTTCACGACCGTGCGGGCCATGGACCGGGGGCACCGGCTGGCGCGGGGGCGGCGGGTCGCCGCCTACGTCGACACCACGGTGGCCGAGGTCGCCCGGCAGGCCGCCTCCCGGCACGGGCTGACGACGGGCCGGATCGACGCCGAGCGCACCCGCATCCCGCACGTGGCCCAGCCGAACCTGACCGACTGGGAGTTGCTGAACCACCTCGCCGACCAGCGCGGTCTGCGCCTGACGGTCGAGGGGGCCGCCCTCCACATGCGCCGCCCGGCCGCCGCCGACGCGGCGCCCGCTCCCGGCACGGGGGCGGACCGGAGCCCGTTCGTCCTGGAGCAGGGGGTGAACCTGCTGGCGCTGCGTGCCGCGGTGTCCTCCGAGGGCCAGGTCGCCGAGGTGGAGGTCCGGGGCTGGGATCCCGACGGCAAGGCCGCGCTGTCCGCGAAGGCCGGTGCGGGCGACAGCGAACGGCTGCGCCTGGGCGTCACGCCCGCACGGCTCGGCAAGGCCTTCCCCGGGCCGGCACCGGAACTGCTCGTCGGCGGCCGGGCCCACACCACCGCCCCGCAGGTGGACGCGGCGGCCCACGCGGTCGCGGCGGAGTCGGCGGCCGCGATGGCCACGCTGGCCGTCGAGGTCGCGGGCGCCCCCGAACTACGGGCGGGCGTACCGGTGACCCTGGCCGGAGTGGGTGAGCCGTTCACCGGCAAGTACACCGTCACCTCCTGCGGTCACGTCTTCGACGGGGAGCAGGGCTACCGGAGCCTGGTCCGGGTGGGCCCGCTTCCGCCGCCCGTCGTGCCCTACCCACCGCCCCTGTGCGCGCCGGGCGTGGCGGTGGGGGTCGTCACGGACATCAAGGAACCGGGGAAGGGACAGCGCGGTGCCGTACGGCTGCGTCTGCCGTGGCTGTCGCAGGACTACGTGACCGACTGGGTCCGTACCGTCCAGTGGGGCGGGGCCGGTGGCGGCGGCGTGTTCGCCCCGGAAGCCGGGGACGAGGTCCTGGTCGGTTTCGAGCACGGGCGGCTGGACCGGCCGTACGTCCTCGGCGGGCTCTACAACGGCCTCGACGCCCCCACCGACCATGGCCTGCCGCTCGTCGACGCCGGTACCGGCCGGGCCAACAGGAGCTCTCTCGCGTCCCGTTCGGGCGACCGCCTCGAACTGCTCAGTGCGGCCGACGGCCCTCAGGGCGTCCGGCTTCTGAGCGGCGACGGCAAGCTCGTCACCCACCTCGACCGGAAGGAGACCACCATCGCCTTCGCGGCGGGGGAAGGGGAGAAGACCGTGCGGGTCTCGCTCGACGGCCGCGGCGACGGCACCCTGACCATCGACGCGGGAGAGACAGGCACCCTGATCCTCAAGGCCAGCACGGTGACCGTCACGGCGGCCGGCAGCGGCGGCGGGCAGCTGACGCTGGAGGGCGGCACCGTCACGGTGAAGAGCCACGGCGAGCTCACCCTCGAAGGGCAGCAGACCACCATCACCGGCAACACCGTCGACATCAACTGA
- a CDS encoding CIS tube protein has product MLSELLGGAPVRAVLVIYDPPTGTGNTPGPERGRVRFHFNPDRVQVGKRARWERSPAPSSEGAARAQFVGAQPRTMTLEVFLDAGDFRSSVQDQVEKLLDCCAPTARSATAKPASAPWVRLEWGRSRTTAFLALVTQVDAAYTRFGHDGTPLRATCTVSLEEVGGVTPRQNPTSGADGPVDTHLVVAGDTLAGLAWQAYGDPTRWRAIAEANDVDDPARVPVGTVLVLPVLEERPSGGTG; this is encoded by the coding sequence ATGCTGTCCGAGCTCCTGGGAGGCGCGCCGGTACGCGCCGTCCTCGTGATCTACGACCCTCCGACGGGGACCGGCAACACCCCGGGGCCGGAACGCGGCCGCGTCCGCTTCCACTTCAACCCCGACCGGGTCCAGGTCGGCAAACGGGCCCGCTGGGAACGCAGTCCGGCGCCCTCGAGCGAGGGGGCGGCGCGAGCGCAGTTCGTGGGGGCGCAGCCGCGCACGATGACGCTGGAGGTGTTCCTCGACGCGGGTGACTTCCGTTCCAGCGTGCAGGACCAGGTGGAGAAGCTGCTCGACTGCTGCGCCCCGACCGCGCGGAGCGCCACGGCGAAGCCCGCGTCGGCGCCCTGGGTGCGGCTGGAGTGGGGGCGTTCGCGCACGACCGCGTTCCTCGCGCTGGTGACGCAGGTCGACGCGGCGTACACCCGGTTCGGGCACGACGGGACACCGCTGCGCGCCACCTGCACCGTCTCCCTGGAGGAGGTGGGCGGCGTGACGCCCCGGCAGAACCCGACGTCGGGTGCCGACGGGCCGGTGGACACCCATCTCGTGGTGGCGGGCGACACCCTGGCCGGGCTGGCGTGGCAGGCGTACGGCGATCCGACGAGGTGGCGGGCGATCGCGGAGGCCAACGATGTCGACGATCCGGCCCGGGTGCCGGTGGGCACGGTGCTGGTCCTGCCGGTCCTGGAGGAGCGCCCCTCGGGAGGTACCGGGTGA
- a CDS encoding phage tail protein, with the protein MPDQPFAVSSHFELSIGLHALGSFTACDGLGCAMDVEERVEGGTNGHVWQLPTRLRYTNVVLSRPLTQETVLVWAWLRAQVIEPVRLPGQLVALGPDRRPLVRWLLDGVLPVRWSGPTFDVDQSQPARETLEITHNGFLGITV; encoded by the coding sequence ATGCCGGACCAGCCCTTCGCCGTCAGTTCCCACTTCGAGCTCTCCATAGGCCTGCACGCCCTCGGCTCCTTCACGGCCTGTGACGGGCTGGGCTGCGCCATGGACGTCGAGGAGCGCGTCGAGGGCGGGACGAACGGGCATGTGTGGCAGCTGCCGACGCGGTTGCGCTACACGAACGTGGTGCTCAGCAGGCCGCTGACGCAGGAGACCGTGCTCGTCTGGGCCTGGCTGCGGGCTCAGGTGATCGAACCGGTGCGGCTGCCGGGCCAGCTCGTCGCCCTCGGCCCGGACCGGCGACCACTGGTGCGGTGGCTCCTCGACGGTGTGCTGCCGGTGCGCTGGAGCGGGCCGACGTTCGATGTGGACCAGTCACAACCGGCCCGGGAGACCTTGGAGATCACCCACAACGGCTTCCTGGGCATCACCGTCTGA
- a CDS encoding GPW/gp25 family protein has product MDIIGAGWAFPAVITGTGRVGLATGSDDVEQAMRVILSTAPGERPMRPEFGCGIHGLVFDTLDATTVARADVEVRRALDRWEPRIEVDDLLFSTDTVDIGVLYIDIRYRLRATNEPRNLVFPFYTLPGDSPSE; this is encoded by the coding sequence GTGGACATCATCGGCGCGGGGTGGGCGTTCCCCGCCGTCATCACCGGCACCGGTCGCGTAGGACTGGCGACCGGCAGCGACGACGTGGAGCAGGCCATGCGGGTCATCCTGTCCACCGCGCCGGGCGAGCGGCCGATGCGGCCGGAGTTCGGCTGCGGCATCCACGGTCTCGTCTTCGACACGCTCGACGCCACGACCGTCGCCCGCGCCGATGTGGAGGTACGCCGGGCACTCGACCGGTGGGAGCCGCGGATCGAGGTCGACGACCTGCTGTTCAGCACGGACACCGTGGACATCGGCGTGCTCTACATCGACATCCGCTACCGGCTGCGTGCCACCAACGAACCCCGCAACCTCGTCTTCCCCTTCTATACCCTGCCCGGAGATTCCCCGAGTGAGTGA
- a CDS encoding DUF6760 family protein, whose translation MTHPERRLREECAYLAYHFHWAYEDILTLPHAERRAWVREIARINTAIGEGR comes from the coding sequence ATGACGCACCCGGAGCGCCGGCTCCGTGAGGAGTGCGCCTACCTCGCCTACCACTTCCACTGGGCGTACGAGGACATCCTCACCCTGCCGCACGCGGAGCGGCGCGCGTGGGTGCGTGAGATAGCGCGGATCAACACCGCGATCGGTGAGGGGCGGTGA
- a CDS encoding eCIS core domain-containing protein produces MRRWVPKSNRSQRPARISPEPAQAEPARAVAPPERASLLLALQRAAGNGAVLRMLRAGGASRELSAVPEVVRGGGRPLDAGTRGAMEARLGADLSDVRVHTGPAAQRSAMAIGARAYTAGNHVVIGRGGADKATLAHELTHVVQQRRGPVAGTDTGHGFAVSDPDDRFEREAEANASRAMRAPVEATEQRPLDTVPAPAASTPVVQRAMHLANYDERIYQDSLDPGAEYAFVKKADGKLLFAEYGGVDRLKAALGAVGFAGDLRSSALDAFIKGAYRDRGPVWHHLWHELGGLFHYDSVTKATGPVGEEALGRATPGLVAAIVRHGPQIWHNSGGSRAPRAEGRLYGLAPSRDQALHVLGIDEATAPHFDDVRYESLAERQYEHRRALFQDKDNGANVFEYEGRFPGDRTRMMYVSTAGTARAAAHRIRIANRRFSDAEFFNRDMDEATQRALHAEYARLTAPRPDTGWVPGTDLTAVDRGAGQDSAMNGWNALGVVAYAKRFLGDPYELEQNWEWLHVQGAQIGGSTDATNLVAGAYVTNSAMIPYEDMIAKWAGTDARHFWARFEVTPAGTLFPARIRLSIKTDGHRDLGTLPGMVLAEFDPLHGRIIDRLAGEVMKRNVDATRGVYEPG; encoded by the coding sequence ATGCGCCGTTGGGTTCCGAAATCGAACCGGTCGCAGCGCCCGGCGCGGATCTCACCCGAGCCCGCACAGGCCGAGCCCGCGCGGGCCGTGGCGCCGCCGGAGAGGGCCTCGTTGCTCCTGGCCCTTCAGCGGGCGGCCGGAAACGGCGCGGTCCTCAGGATGCTGCGAGCGGGTGGGGCGTCCCGGGAGCTGTCCGCCGTGCCCGAGGTGGTGCGCGGCGGTGGCCGGCCGCTCGACGCCGGCACCCGGGGTGCGATGGAAGCACGGCTCGGTGCCGATCTGTCCGACGTACGCGTCCATACCGGCCCCGCCGCGCAGCGATCGGCCATGGCGATCGGCGCGCGCGCCTACACTGCCGGCAATCATGTCGTCATCGGCCGCGGCGGAGCGGACAAGGCCACCTTGGCGCACGAGCTCACGCACGTCGTCCAGCAGCGCAGGGGGCCGGTGGCGGGCACCGACACCGGTCACGGGTTCGCGGTGAGTGACCCGGACGACCGCTTCGAACGGGAGGCCGAGGCCAACGCGTCACGGGCCATGAGGGCACCGGTGGAGGCGACGGAGCAACGGCCCCTCGACACCGTCCCCGCACCGGCCGCGAGCACTCCGGTCGTGCAGCGCGCCATGCACCTGGCGAATTACGACGAGCGGATCTACCAGGACTCGCTCGACCCGGGCGCCGAGTACGCCTTCGTGAAGAAGGCCGACGGTAAGCTGCTCTTCGCGGAGTACGGCGGCGTCGACAGGCTGAAGGCCGCCCTCGGTGCCGTCGGCTTCGCCGGCGACCTCCGGTCGAGCGCCCTCGACGCATTCATCAAGGGCGCCTACCGGGACAGGGGCCCCGTGTGGCACCACCTGTGGCACGAGCTCGGTGGCCTCTTCCACTACGACAGCGTCACCAAGGCGACCGGCCCTGTCGGCGAAGAAGCCCTGGGCCGCGCCACGCCCGGCCTCGTCGCCGCGATCGTCAGGCATGGTCCGCAGATCTGGCACAACTCAGGCGGCTCGCGCGCCCCGCGGGCGGAAGGGCGTCTGTACGGCCTGGCCCCGTCCCGCGACCAGGCCCTGCACGTGCTCGGCATCGACGAGGCCACGGCCCCTCATTTCGACGACGTGCGGTACGAGAGTCTCGCCGAGCGCCAGTACGAACATCGGCGCGCGCTTTTCCAGGACAAGGACAACGGCGCCAACGTCTTCGAGTACGAAGGACGTTTCCCGGGAGACCGGACGCGGATGATGTACGTCTCCACGGCCGGCACGGCCCGCGCCGCCGCGCACCGCATTCGCATCGCGAACCGACGATTCAGCGACGCCGAGTTCTTCAACCGCGACATGGACGAGGCAACGCAGCGCGCGCTGCACGCCGAGTACGCCCGCCTCACCGCCCCGCGCCCGGACACCGGCTGGGTGCCGGGCACGGACCTGACCGCCGTGGACCGCGGAGCCGGCCAGGACAGCGCGATGAACGGCTGGAACGCTCTCGGCGTGGTGGCCTACGCCAAGCGTTTCCTGGGGGATCCGTACGAACTCGAGCAGAACTGGGAATGGCTCCACGTGCAGGGTGCGCAGATCGGCGGGTCGACCGACGCGACCAACCTGGTGGCCGGCGCCTACGTCACCAACTCCGCGATGATCCCCTACGAGGACATGATCGCCAAGTGGGCCGGAACGGATGCCCGCCACTTCTGGGCCCGGTTCGAAGTGACCCCCGCGGGGACCCTGTTCCCGGCCAGGATCAGGCTCTCCATCAAGACCGACGGCCACCGGGATCTCGGCACGCTTCCTGGGATGGTCCTGGCGGAGTTCGATCCGCTGCACGGCAGGATCATCGATCGCCTCGCCGGCGAGGTCATGAAGCGCAATGTCGACGCCACCCGCGGTGTGTACGAGCCCGGCTGA